A segment of the Sphingobacterium oryzagri genome:
TTTATACTATCCCGGAGCGCACTCTGCATCAATTCGGCGATAAAGCTGCAGGTTCGTTCATCGGACAACATGGAGTAGTATTCTCGAATCTCACTTTCAGTCGCCGAATTGCTGTAAACCTTCTGAAACAATGTTTCGATATGCTTTTCGTTAAATTCTTTCATGTTGGATACGGTAAAATATATACGTTAATTAATACCACATAGTGGATTTGATCAGTTTCAATTATATAAACGAATAACTTACGTCGTACTACTAAGCGAGAAGGAAAAAAATCTATTTATTTTGTTAGTATAAAAAATATGGCGAAAGAAAACATATCTGAGTTCTTCTCCAAATGAATACGGATGTGTTTAAGGGCGGCTACTATCTGATTGGCCACGGTGCTTTTGGACAAACCAAGTTTTTCGGCAATTTCGTTATGAGACAAGCCCTCGTGACGGCTCAATTTAAAAATTTCACGGCGTTGCGCAGGGAGCATATCAATAGCTTCTGTCAAAAGCAGCAAAGTTTCTTTGTAAATGATCCGTTCTTCCGTATCAATTGAGCTGACATTTTGCTGTGCTATTACGTAATCTAGAATCGGTCTTCTGCGTGCGATGGAGCGTTGGTAGTCCAACACTTTGTTGGAGGCCATTTGATAAAGGTAGGCGGATGGATTGGTCAATTGCTCCAGATGATCCCTTCTTTGCCACAAGTTGATAAATATGTCTTGCACAAGTTCTTCGGTCAGGTCCGGAAGGTGAAGCATACGGTCAATGAATGAAAAAATTCTTGGGCTATAGTAATTGTAGATGAGTTCGAACGCTTCTTCGCTACCCTTAGCGAGATTTCGAAAGGCAGTATGTTCATTAAATTTATTATTCAGACTCGGCATATCGCTAATTAAGGTCGAAGCGGGCTCAAAATAAACATATAATCAGCAATTATACAAATTTGCGAAGCTTCTCATTTCGACTTCTTTTATAGATTGGAAAGGTTGAGATTAAACTTACTGACCAATATATAGTCCACAGACTTGAAAGTTCATCATATTGCTAATCGATGTAAATTTTTGAACGTCGGCAAAACCAAAGAACTTTTTTGGCATGACTATATTTTCACCTTTACAAAGGTCATATTGCTAGGCTTGCTGCACTAGGTACATATACATCAATTTTAGGGGTCATATCATAAATAGAAAATTTGAGTAGGCCAGTAAGTGTTTCACAAACAACCTCCTATCATTAATCGAGATAATCTACAAAATTAACAATACAACGAACTGGCATCTCGTTTGAACGTTTATTATTTAAAAATTAGAAGATGAAATTAAATACAGCGCTTATCTATCCGACATTATTGCTAATAATGTCCGGTTGTGCACCTAGCAACCAATCTGAGACATCTAATCAATGTGACTTTAGCAAACCTATTCTAGACAGTTTAAAGAACGAAAGCGGGACGTTTGGTCTTGACGAGTCTGACGGTCGCTACTTTGTAAGCATACACACTGAAGGAACCATCGATGAGGTTTCAAGCTACATCATTTGTAATCCGCCGGGTAGTTTACCAGAGCTTCAAAAGAACGTAATGATTTCAGGTAATGTGAGAAATTCATCTAGAATATCGAACTTGGCGGGTTTAACATATTTTGAACTTGAATTGACAGATTTGGAGGAAGTAGCAAAATAGTCAGCGCCCTGATTAAAGGGGCATAAGAAAAAAATGATGAAGATTCGTGCTACTATTTGTCCGTTGGGGGCAGTATATGAACCCATGATTCTATTGTAGATGAAATCGACGTCGTTACGCGTTCTATTTTTTATGGAATACGCTCAACGTTCGAAAAAATCATTGTCGTGAGGTAATCCTTCGGAACTTATTGGAGCTGTGCTCCTCATTATAAAAGTCTGACATTTAGAATTGTAAAATTCCTATCTTTGATTAAACATGACAATCTATATCACCGAGAAACAAAAAAAAATTATAGTTAGTCATACATCATGGAATATATTACACCACTTCGATTACATTCTATTAATGATTTTCATCAACTTTGGTCCCTTCCAAAGCCCAAGCATCCGTTAATTAGTGTAATAGACTATAAAGCAATGGATCACAGCGTTATTCACCTTGGTCAAACTTTGATCATGGATTACTACAGCATAACAATCAAACGAGATTTCGGAGTCAAAATCCAATATGGTCAGCAGTCTGTGGATTTTAATGAAGGAATAATGTTTTTTATGGCTCCGAATCAGGTGTTCCGTGTTCAGAAAGATGTTTTTCAAGACGGCTCGCGGAACGGATGGATCATGTTAATACATCCCGACTTATTATGGAGCACGAATCTCGCAAAAACAATTAAAGACTATGATTTCTTCCACTATGCGATGCACGAATCATTGTTTTTGTCAAGTGAAGAGGAATCGATGATAGTAAAAATTGTAGCTAGCATACGTCAAGAATACACTTCTCACATAGACAACTTTAGTCAGCAAATAATTGTCTCCCAGGTTGAGACTCTTTTGCATTATTCCCATAGGTTTTACAAAAGACAATTCATGACCAGAAAAGTGTCGAGCCATAAGATCCTTGAGCGGTTAGAGAAAATATTAAATGATTATTTGAAGGACGACTCGATTGAAAAAGGACTCCCTTCAGTAAAATTTGTAGCAGATAAACTTAATATATCACCGAACTACCTCACTAACTTGTTAAAAATGCTAACAGGTGACAATACGCAACAGCACATCCAGAACAAGATCCTGGAGAAGGCCAAAGAAAAACTTTCCACTACAGACCATTCGATATCGCAAATTGCTTATGAATTGGGTTTCGGATATCCCCAATCTTTTAATAAATTCTTTAAGGCGAGAACAAAGCTTTCGCCCATAGAATTCAGGCTGTCTTTACATTAAGAAGTTTATAAAAGATTCCTACTAAATATAAAAGCAGGAATCTTTTTATAGGGCGCTCCAAGATTTTTTAACCTAAGAAAAGCATATCCTCATCAGTAAGCCGGATTCCGAGTGCTGAAATGTTCTCCGTCAAGTGCGTGAGATTCGATGTTCCGGGGATGGGAAGCATTGATTGGTTAAAGTGCAGTAGCCATGCAATGTTAATCTGGGATCGACTAGCTCCATACTTCTTTGCAATTACACCTATTTTATCTTCTTTCTCGGACAATGAATTTTGTAAAGACCAGAAGGGAATCATTGTTATATGGTTATCGATGCACAACTGTATTACTTCTTGTAACTCATTTACCTGCTGTCCGTGGGATTCAAAGCTAGAGCGTTGACCGTATCCGAATGCATTTTCAACACTTACGATAGATCCCATTTCAAGGCCTTTTTTAAGCCCTGTTGGACTTACATTGCTAAGACCTATATGCTTGATCTTCCCTTCCTTCTGCATTTCATACATAGCCTCTAATGATTCTTCTAAAGGGGTAGTTGAATGCGGCATTATACGAAAATGGACTAATTGTATCTGCTCTATATTCAAAGTTTTAAGATTTCTATCAATGCTTTCACGCAAATTTTCCGGTTTGTCAAAGACAATCCAACTTTTATCCGGTTTACGCGATGCACCAACTTTTGTGCAGATTACAACATCTTCACGGTATGGATACAGTGCCTCGACAATTAGTTTGTTGGTAATATCTTCACCATAAAAATCTGCAGTATCAAAAAAATTTACCCCGCTTTCAACAGCGGTCTGTAGAATTTTTATTGCTTCATTCCTATCCTTTGGTTCTCCCCAAACCTGTTCACCAGGAAGGCGCATTGTTCCATATCCTAGACGACTTACTCTTAAGGGATGATCGGATCGATCAGCGATGGTTATTGTTTTCTTCATTTACTCCAAATTTGATGTTCCAAAGATTCAAAATATAAGGCTGTCGGATGTAGTCCAATCTACTTTTATTGTATCTCGTTCCCACTATTGATGAACCAATTCGAAGTATTCGATCATACAAATCAAATTGGAAATTTCGATTTTTAGGTTAGACAAATCAAATTGGAAATTTTCGATTTTTAGGTTAGACAAAAAGAAATGTCTATCAGAAAATTCAAAATTTGATTCATGTAGGCTAACATTCGCTATGAAAACTAAATAATAGATTTAATAATAACCCACCGATTTATTACTTACATATCTGATTATGTGATTTTTATAATCCGAAATCGACCAGAAGTACATTGAAATTTCAGTGAGGTGATTCACTAAAAGGCCTCAAAAAAACTTGAATATTTTCCTAGCATATATGGTTGTGTACACCGCTATCAGCAAGACCTTTTTTTGTTGTCACCGCTTTTTTCCCGCGCTCGTTAATAAGTTCCATTGTCCTTTCCGCCCATAGAAATTTTTCAGAGGACTGTAGCATGTTTGAATGAATCTCATTGATCAAAACAGTCTTTATCACGCAATTAATCTACTAAGATTTCAACTGTAAAACATTCAAGCTTACCTTCCAATTCGCTGATCGCTTTTAGATAATCGCATCGTCGCTGCTCCACATTTTATGCAACAAACCGATATCGAATTTTTAGATCTTTGGTTAGCTGCTTCTTGACGACGTATTGAACGGGATCAAGATACTTTCTCAATCTTTTGTGTCCTAAACGAATTTTCACGTCTTAGGTACCATCTGATTTTTTGTTCAAACACCTTTCTGTTAACTGGAGCCATAACTGTATTGTAATAGCACATAAAACCGTTGTAACCATTTTATATTAAGTTCAACAAAAATCTACGTAAATCACACCGAATAGCAGTTTGCGATCCGACTACAGAAAGTGGTTCTAAAGTGTCCTAAGAAGCTAAAAAAGGCGATTTTTCATCTTCTGCGGAAGTTTTTGGGTTACCTAATGGAAGGGTATACTTAAAGCGTAGGAAGAATGTCATCAAATATTTCACTATCTTCGATCCAACTAATTTTTTAATATGAAAGGCGATAAAAATCCACTTCGTCAAATGGTAGTAACTGGCAAAACACGAAATGTTTTTTTTTCTTGGTATTTGGATAAATATGGCGAATTGCCACACAATGTAGATCTATGGCTAATTGCTAAGCAGCTTAAAATATTTTCAGAATTTTTTGACAAGACTATTAACCATGCCAATGATTTCTATAAGGCACTCAATGAATTCGAGAGTAATACGTTGTGATTAGAAGTGGCACTGAAACGTTCAAGGCCGCTGTTTTACATTTTTTTTATTGTGCTGATCCATTTTTTTTAGAAATGGTTTACAATCACTTATCAACAACCAATCCCAAAATGTGCGATGATTTCGGGATTGGTTACTGCGCAAGATAAATGAAGTATACTTAACCCAGCGCTAACAACTCGACGTTAAGTCCAAAGTCGAACACGTTATATAAATGGCTAAAAGACGATCTATCCAATGGTGGTGGTTGATCATTACCTTACATTGTTTGTGATCAAAATCTATTCTTCTACGACCATAGTATCTATCTCTAATTCGTAATACGTTTGTCCGCCTAAATTTGACGCTTGCGTGGAAGGCGAAACTTTGCCAGAAAAATTTACTTTTTGATTATCCTTTGGAAGTGTTGCTGCAGGATTGGAAATCAAATAGATAGATACTTCATCCACCGTGCCGGGCGTGTGTACACGTAAAGAAGCTCGGCTTGTTAATTCGTCCGTGACAAAAGTACCTATCGCTTCATTTATCATATAAACGGAATCCTCTACTGATCTATCACTCGTTGTGGTTTTGGAGAGGGTATCAACAGCTGACGGCTCTTTACCAACAGACCGTTTACCATCGCAACCTACAGCTAGAGACAGCATCGTAATTGCACCGTAAAATACTGATTTGTTTAAAATTTTCATGTTTTATGTTTTTATGAATTTACCTTATAACGAGTTAAAGCTGAAATAGCAACATATAAAGTAACTTTTTTCGATAATAAATAATGTTTTTATATCGATTTGCATACGACTTTTTACTACGGTTTTCATTCCCTTATAGCGAGCATTTAAAACCCCTTAAGCCAAACCGACCTAAGGGGTAAACAGACTGTCCCGAAGTCCTGAACTTCTTTAAAATTGTCGTCTAAAACCTAGTTTCGTCTTTATTTACTTTCAGGTATATTTAAGCTTTACACGCTAAAAGCATCATTACAGATCTACCTTCGATGCGGACTTTAGAAGCAGCTTCAAAGCGGGTGGGCTGATTTTTATCGGTATCGTCGGTATAAAGCTCCAAACACCAGGATTTTGCATACTCGGGATTTGGTAATTGATAATCTAGTGCTTCATGATGCGCATTAAATATTAAAAAAACATGGTCATCCGAAATCCGATTTCCTTTTTCATCTACGGACCGTATTCCGTTGCCGTTTAAGTATACAGCCAGCGATTTCGCATAACTCGCTTCCCAAGCTTCTGCTGGCATAGGGTCTCCCTCGGGCAAGAACCATACGATGTCTTCAATGCCTGTGCTACGAACAGGTTCTCCAATAAACCATTTACGACGAGTAAATGTGGGATGGCTCTTACGAATAGCAATAACTTTCTTTGTAAACTCTAGTAAATCCTGATCTGCTTCTTTCCAATTGTACCAGCTCAATTCATTGTCTTGGCAATATACATTGTTATTACCATGTTGTGTGCGTGCAATCTCATCTCCCCCCAATAACATGGGAACTCCTTGCGAAAGAAATAATGTAGCTAAAAGATTTTTACGCTGCTTTTTGCGAAGGTCGTTTACTTGTTGATCATCAGTAGGCCCTTCTATTCCACAATTCCAAGATCGATTATGGCTCTCTCCATCATTGTTACCTTCCCCGTTAGCGTCATTATGTTTTTCATTATAACTTACCAAGTCATTAATAGTAAAACCGTCATGAGCGGTGATAAAGTTGATACTTGCTGTAGGCGTGCGTTTATCATTTTGATATAAGTCGGAACTGCCCATTAGCCGTCCGGCAAACTCCGCCAACGTATGATCTGCGCCAATCCAATAATCTCGAACGCAATCGCGGTATTTGCCATTCCACTCTGCCCAAAGGCTCGGGAAACTTCCAACTTGGTAGCCCCCCTCTCCAACATCCCAAGGTTCAGCGATAAGCTTTACCTGCGAGATGATAGGATCCTGGTGGATGATATCAAAGAAAGCACTAAGTTTATCTACATCATGAAATTCGCGCGCTAAAGCGGAAGCTAAATCAAAACGAAATCCGTCAACATGCATTTCAGTAATCCAGTATCTTAAGCTATCCATAATAAGTTGCAATACATTAGGAAGATTAGCATTTAGCGTATTGCCAGTGCCCGTATAATCCATGTAAAATCGTGCATCGTCGGTCAGTCTATAGTATGAGGCATTGTCAATTCCTTTGAACGATAACGTAGGCCCCATGTGATTACCTTCTGCAGTGTGGTTGTATACTACGTCCAAAATCACTTCGATACCAGCTTTATGCAATGCTTTAACCATATCTTTAAACTCAGCAACCTGTCCACCGTTTACTCCGCTGGAGCTGTAACGAATATCGGGGGCAAAAAAACCAATAGTATTGTAACCCCAATAATTGGTAAGCCCCTGGTCTTTTAAATGCTGATCAATAACATATTGATGAACAGGTAAAAGTTCAACAGCGGTAACACCTAAATCCAATAGATATTGTATAGTTATTGGGTGTCCAACGGCTGCGTAGGTGCCCCTAATATCTTCAGGAATATCGGGATGTGTACAGGTAAAACCTTTGACATGTGTTTCGTAAATCACGGATTTGTGAAGAGGTGTCTTTGGAAATTTGTCATTTTCCCAGTCATAGTCTCCGTCTACCACTACCGCCTTCGGAATTTGGGAAGCATTATCCTGTCCGTTGAAGCTAAAATCCTCTTGATCAGATTGTACATCATACCCAAAATTAGCATCGCACCATTCCACTGCTCCCGCTATAGCTTTAGCATATGGATCAATAAGAAGTTTGTTTGCATTAAAACGATGGCCATTCGCCGGCTCATAAGGGCCATGTACACGATATCCATAGTGCTGTCCAGGCTTCAATTCCGGTATAAATCCGTGCCATATGTCATGCGTGTGAGCAGTTAACTCGATACGTTCTTCCTGGGCTTCTTGTTTTTCATCGGTAAATAGGCAAAGTTCAACTTTCGTTGCATTGCGGCTGAATAAGGCAAAATTGACGCCTTCAGCAGATGGTGTCGCGCCCAGTGGGTACGGCGAACCAGGATAAACTTTTGTTTTCATGAGTTGATAAGATCAAATATGATTATCGAACCGCGTTTAGACTAAAAAGTTATCCGATTATGAAAAACAGGTAATACATCATTGTAACGGTTATTTATACTTGTCATGTAAAAATTTAATCGGTCGAAGTGGAATTGAATAAAATAGATATAATTTATTTGCTCGATTAAGAACAAAAGTAATTATCTGGAACCATCTTTGACATTGCCTTTTGCTTCATCGGACATTTTATTCCAGGTTTCGAATGCTTTAATGGCATCACTTGCACATATCCGCGTGAATTGGACAGACTGATCTTCGATCTTAATGCTTAATTCGTCCAAGATGAATTGATCCCCAAAACCTGCCCACTCTGCATCACGTTTTGTATTGCCATAGTAAACCTCCGTAATATTCGACCAATATATAGCGCTTAGACACATGGGGCATGGCTCCGCTGATGTGTACAATGTACAACCGCTTAAATCTGCTTTTCCGATTTTTTTTGCTGCTTTACGTATAGCGTTGATTTCAGCATGAGCGGTGGGATCACAGTCTGCCGTCACAGAATTGCTTTCCGCACTTAAAACTTTACCATCCCGAACTACGACGCAGCCAAAAGGACCACCATGTAGGGTTTTGAGGTTCTGTTCCGATAGCGCAATGGCTTGCTTCATAAATTTTTCGT
Coding sequences within it:
- the glgX gene encoding glycogen debranching protein GlgX; translated protein: MKTKVYPGSPYPLGATPSAEGVNFALFSRNATKVELCLFTDEKQEAQEERIELTAHTHDIWHGFIPELKPGQHYGYRVHGPYEPANGHRFNANKLLIDPYAKAIAGAVEWCDANFGYDVQSDQEDFSFNGQDNASQIPKAVVVDGDYDWENDKFPKTPLHKSVIYETHVKGFTCTHPDIPEDIRGTYAAVGHPITIQYLLDLGVTAVELLPVHQYVIDQHLKDQGLTNYWGYNTIGFFAPDIRYSSSGVNGGQVAEFKDMVKALHKAGIEVILDVVYNHTAEGNHMGPTLSFKGIDNASYYRLTDDARFYMDYTGTGNTLNANLPNVLQLIMDSLRYWITEMHVDGFRFDLASALAREFHDVDKLSAFFDIIHQDPIISQVKLIAEPWDVGEGGYQVGSFPSLWAEWNGKYRDCVRDYWIGADHTLAEFAGRLMGSSDLYQNDKRTPTASINFITAHDGFTINDLVSYNEKHNDANGEGNNDGESHNRSWNCGIEGPTDDQQVNDLRKKQRKNLLATLFLSQGVPMLLGGDEIARTQHGNNNVYCQDNELSWYNWKEADQDLLEFTKKVIAIRKSHPTFTRRKWFIGEPVRSTGIEDIVWFLPEGDPMPAEAWEASYAKSLAVYLNGNGIRSVDEKGNRISDDHVFLIFNAHHEALDYQLPNPEYAKSWCLELYTDDTDKNQPTRFEAASKVRIEGRSVMMLLACKA
- a CDS encoding aldo/keto reductase, translating into MKKTITIADRSDHPLRVSRLGYGTMRLPGEQVWGEPKDRNEAIKILQTAVESGVNFFDTADFYGEDITNKLIVEALYPYREDVVICTKVGASRKPDKSWIVFDKPENLRESIDRNLKTLNIEQIQLVHFRIMPHSTTPLEESLEAMYEMQKEGKIKHIGLSNVSPTGLKKGLEMGSIVSVENAFGYGQRSSFESHGQQVNELQEVIQLCIDNHITMIPFWSLQNSLSEKEDKIGVIAKKYGASRSQINIAWLLHFNQSMLPIPGTSNLTHLTENISALGIRLTDEDMLFLG
- a CDS encoding nucleoside deaminase, translating into MENHEKFMKQAIALSEQNLKTLHGGPFGCVVVRDGKVLSAESNSVTADCDPTAHAEINAIRKAAKKIGKADLSGCTLYTSAEPCPMCLSAIYWSNITEVYYGNTKRDAEWAGFGDQFILDELSIKIEDQSVQFTRICASDAIKAFETWNKMSDEAKGNVKDGSR
- a CDS encoding helix-turn-helix domain-containing protein; translation: MEYITPLRLHSINDFHQLWSLPKPKHPLISVIDYKAMDHSVIHLGQTLIMDYYSITIKRDFGVKIQYGQQSVDFNEGIMFFMAPNQVFRVQKDVFQDGSRNGWIMLIHPDLLWSTNLAKTIKDYDFFHYAMHESLFLSSEEESMIVKIVASIRQEYTSHIDNFSQQIIVSQVETLLHYSHRFYKRQFMTRKVSSHKILERLEKILNDYLKDDSIEKGLPSVKFVADKLNISPNYLTNLLKMLTGDNTQQHIQNKILEKAKEKLSTTDHSISQIAYELGFGYPQSFNKFFKARTKLSPIEFRLSLH
- a CDS encoding RNA polymerase sigma-70 factor, which translates into the protein MPSLNNKFNEHTAFRNLAKGSEEAFELIYNYYSPRIFSFIDRMLHLPDLTEELVQDIFINLWQRRDHLEQLTNPSAYLYQMASNKVLDYQRSIARRRPILDYVIAQQNVSSIDTEERIIYKETLLLLTEAIDMLPAQRREIFKLSRHEGLSHNEIAEKLGLSKSTVANQIVAALKHIRIHLEKNSDMFSFAIFFILTK